GGCCTGCGCTGCCACGTAGAGAATAACGTACCACCACTGGTGAAACGACGACACCACGAGCTTGTACAAATCATCGTTGCGGTTGATGTCCGGGTCGAGGGTGCCGAAGCGGGCGCGCCAGAAGAAATTGTACAGATGCACAATCAAAAATACCAGGATGATGGAGCCCAGAATGCCCATGTTGCGCGAGGTCCACTCCGAATTTTGCTTGGCCTGCCACTGCACGTAGCCGTGGGCGCGGGCGCTCTTGTTGCGCAAGGACAGCATCACGGCTTCGTAGATGTGGAAGCCGAAGCCTAGCACCAAGCCCCACTCGATGGTGCGGATAACCGGGTTGTGCCCCATAAAATGGGAGTACACATTAAACGCTACCCCGTCGTCATTCTTGAAGAGCTGGAAGTTGCCGATGAGGTGCACCACCAGGAACGTGCAGAGAAACAGCCCGGTGAGCGACATAACAATCTTGCGCCCGATGCTGCTGGTGAAGGTTTTTGTAAACCAATTCATAAAGTTTTCAGTCGAAAAAGTGACCGTTTGTGCTGCCCAAAGGTAGGGCCGCTACCGGCTCTGCCCCAAGCCGGGCAAGTGAATGAGTGCTATTTAGAAGGATTAAAACCAAGCCTAAAATCCCTTGGCCTACCCCGTGAATCAATCCAGCAAAAACGCCGTTAGCCGATTTGCTACGTACCTTCCTCAACCAAAGGGGTCCGAAAAAAGTTGGGTGATACGACAGGCTATTTGGGGAGCTTTGGGCAGGGGGTAGCAAAATCAATTTTCAACGCTGGTAGATTATGCGCTTTTTTTTATCTTTTGCCAAGAATAGCCGGCGCGCCACTTGGCTGCTGGCCCTGTTGCTGGTCGGGCTGGGCTGGTTGCGACCCGAGGTAGCCCAGGCCACGCACATCCGCGCCGGCGATATTCAATCCAAGGTGGACAGTATCACGGGTAACCCGAATCATATCCTTTTCAGGCTGACGATTTACCGGGATAAGAACGGTATCGACCAAACACTTGCAGATACAAACATATTTTTTGGTGATGGTACGACGCTAAACGGTGGGGATAAAGATGCTTCCGGCCAGCCCTTGATGACCCGCAGGACGGACGTTGCGCGTTCGACAGTTGACACCGACGTATATCTCTTTGAGTTTGACCACTTTTTTTCAGGAGCAGGTTTATACCATGTAAGCTTTATTGGCGAAAACCGCAATGCAAACATTGTGAATATGGCCAATTCGGTTAACACGTCTTTCTATGTCCAATCAGATGTAACCATTAATTCGGCGTATGGACTAAACCATTCGCCCGTGCTTTTGGCTCCGGCATTGGATAAGGCCGCTACAGAGCAGGTGTTTTTGCATAACCCCGCGGCGTATGATGCTGATGGCGACTCGCTATCCTTCAAGCTACGCACCTGCCAACAAGTATTAGGTGGCGCACCCGCTGCTAAGAGCAATAAGAACGTAGCCGTTCCGGTAGACTGTAGTAACTACACGTATCCTGATAATCAAGCGCTCGCACCCGGTGCCAAGCAGGTGCCTTATACCGGCGTACCGGCCGGCGACCCCACCAAGAATGCCATTCTGGTGCAGGACGTGCATACTGGCCAGATTACCTGGAACGCCCCGGCGCGGGCGGGCATCTACAATATTGCCTTCACAGTGGAGGAGTGGCGGCGCACGGCCAATGGCTTCCGGCAGATTGGCTCAGTTATCCGCGACATGCAGATTATCGTGTCGCCCACCGATAATCTGCCGCCCATGCTCACGGCGCCGCCCGACGTGTGCGTGGTGGCCAACCAACCCGTGACGCTGCGCATCTCGGCTACCGACGGCTCGGCCCCTGGCGCGGCGGCCCCTACCCCCATCACGCTGTTTGCCTACAGCGGCGTACTGCCACCCACGGCTTCCAACCCGGCCGCCTTCGTGAAGAACACGACAAGCACCACTTCGACCGGCACCTTTACCTGGACGCCCGATTGCAGCCGGGTGTCGAACCAGCCCTATTTGGTGGTGTTTAAGGCGCAGGATAGTCCGCCCAACCCCAACGTGACAACGCCGATTCTCATTGATGAGAAAACGGTGCGCATTACGGTGGTAGGGCCGCCGCCGCAAAACGTGCGCGCCGTGGCCGCCAGCAGCTCAGCGGGCCTCGTGAGCCTCGTGACCTGGGACCGCTACAGCTGCCAGAATGCCAAAAACCTGCTGATTTTCCGGCGCGAGGGCTGCTACAACTACACGCCCGGCCCCTGTGATACGGGCTTACCCGCCGGCTCGGGCTACGTGCAGGTGGGCTCGGTGCCGCCCACGGCTACCACCTTCACCGACGATAACGCGGGCAAGGGCCTGACGCGGGGCAAAGCTTACAGCTACCGCGTGTACGCGATGTTTCCGCTGCCTTCGGGCGGGGCCAGCATCGTCTCGAACGAGGCGTGCCTGACCTTTAGCGGGCGCTCGGCAGTGCTCACCAATGTGGACGTGAACACGACCGACGCCACCACCGGCCAGATTACGGTGAAGTGGACCCAGCCGCGCGCCGACAACGCCGGCACGTTTGGCGCGCCCTATGGCTACCGCCTCAGCCGCAGCATTGGAGCCGGCGCGCCCGCCCTGGTGGCCACGCTGACCAACCTCACCGATACCACCTACGTGGACCGGGGCCTGAATACCACGGCCAGCCAGTATACCTACACGCTGGCCTTCTTCAACACCGACCGCAGCACCGGCACGGCGGTGGAGAAGAGCGAAACCTCGCCGACCGCCACCAGCGTGCGCGCCAGCCTCGTGCCCGACGGCATTGCCAAGACCATCACCGTGAACTGGGCCTACACCGTGCCCTGGGATAACAGCCAGCAGCCCTCGCGCATCTACCGCCAGGATACGCCCACCGGCACCTTCAACCAGATTGCGACCGTAACGCCGAGCGCTACCAGCGGTACCTACGTGGACCGCGCCGTAGTAGCCGGCCAGCAGTACTGCTACTACGTGCAGACGACCGGGCAGTATGCAGGCGTCCCATACCTGCTCAACCTGCTGAACAACAGTCAGCAAGTGTGCACCACGCTGCAAGAAGTGCCCTGCACGCCGGTGCTGAGCGTGCAGCCGCTCAACTGCGACAGCCTGGCCAATCTGCCGTCCTACCCCGCCCCCGGCCAGCTATACCAGAATAACCTGCGCTGGACCGTGGGCAACACGCCCGCCGGCTGCGCCACCAACGCGGTGTATTACCGCTTGTTCCGCGGGACCACCCAGGCGGGGCCCTTCGTGCTGATTGACTCTACGACCCAGCTCACGTACAGCGACCGCAACTTGCCCCAGCCTACCAGCTGCTACCAGGTGCAGGCCGTGGCAGCTAGCGGCCAGCGCAGCGGCCTCAGCAACATCGCGTGCC
The genomic region above belongs to Hymenobacter psoromatis and contains:
- a CDS encoding succinate dehydrogenase cytochrome b subunit, with the protein product MNWFTKTFTSSIGRKIVMSLTGLFLCTFLVVHLIGNFQLFKNDDGVAFNVYSHFMGHNPVIRTIEWGLVLGFGFHIYEAVMLSLRNKSARAHGYVQWQAKQNSEWTSRNMGILGSIILVFLIVHLYNFFWRARFGTLDPDINRNDDLYKLVVSSFHQWWYVILYVAAQASLGYHLWHGFRSGFQTLGLNHRKYMPLIKNFGYAFAVLVSAGFASMPLYFLFFTNEKGALITSAPAILHHLTVAFQ
- a CDS encoding gliding motility-associated C-terminal domain-containing protein, which translates into the protein MRFFLSFAKNSRRATWLLALLLVGLGWLRPEVAQATHIRAGDIQSKVDSITGNPNHILFRLTIYRDKNGIDQTLADTNIFFGDGTTLNGGDKDASGQPLMTRRTDVARSTVDTDVYLFEFDHFFSGAGLYHVSFIGENRNANIVNMANSVNTSFYVQSDVTINSAYGLNHSPVLLAPALDKAATEQVFLHNPAAYDADGDSLSFKLRTCQQVLGGAPAAKSNKNVAVPVDCSNYTYPDNQALAPGAKQVPYTGVPAGDPTKNAILVQDVHTGQITWNAPARAGIYNIAFTVEEWRRTANGFRQIGSVIRDMQIIVSPTDNLPPMLTAPPDVCVVANQPVTLRISATDGSAPGAAAPTPITLFAYSGVLPPTASNPAAFVKNTTSTTSTGTFTWTPDCSRVSNQPYLVVFKAQDSPPNPNVTTPILIDEKTVRITVVGPPPQNVRAVAASSSAGLVSLVTWDRYSCQNAKNLLIFRREGCYNYTPGPCDTGLPAGSGYVQVGSVPPTATTFTDDNAGKGLTRGKAYSYRVYAMFPLPSGGASIVSNEACLTFSGRSAVLTNVDVNTTDATTGQITVKWTQPRADNAGTFGAPYGYRLSRSIGAGAPALVATLTNLTDTTYVDRGLNTTASQYTYTLAFFNTDRSTGTAVEKSETSPTATSVRASLVPDGIAKTITVNWAYTVPWDNSQQPSRIYRQDTPTGTFNQIATVTPSATSGTYVDRAVVAGQQYCYYVQTTGQYAGVPYLLNLLNNSQQVCTTLQEVPCTPVLSVQPLNCDSLANLPSYPAPGQLYQNNLRWTVGNTPAGCATNAVYYRLFRGTTQAGPFVLIDSTTQLTYSDRNLPQPTSCYQVQAVAASGQRSGLSNIACQNDCVFFLLPNIFTPNGDGVNEVFRPKTSSPITTTHIQIFNRWGVKVYESSADPYINWTGGGVAGESTSSGLVSNGVYYYLAEVQFADAAKTKRTYKGWVEVVR